In one window of Paraflavitalea soli DNA:
- a CDS encoding glycoside hydrolase family 88/105 protein, with product MNTTFKCLLLATGIVSLTGYTGYAQSKKDAGGLKNWPKGTSPLEVGKKVAARFVEVPHQNFGRPTPPKTITYPEVCTWYGALTFAKESKDKGLVTQLVNRFEPLFTTEASMVPVPDHVDYCVFGAVPLELYMQTKDQRYLTMGKTIADKQWGPPEGPRVKQPESQDYYNRGLTWMTRMWIDDMFMITAVQAQAYRATGDKKYIERAAKEMVVYLDSLQKPNGLFYHAPDVPFFWGRGDGWMAVGMAELLRSLPKDNPNRARIMQGYKLMMASLLKYQAGSGMWRQLIDDAESWPETSCTGMFTFAMITGVKEGWLDKKTYEPAARKAWLGLITYIDDKGDIREVCQGTNKKNDRQYYLDRERMTGDMHGQAPVLWCATALLR from the coding sequence ATGAATACAACGTTTAAATGTCTGTTGCTGGCAACAGGTATTGTTTCTCTGACCGGCTATACCGGTTATGCGCAATCAAAAAAAGATGCCGGTGGCCTGAAGAACTGGCCCAAGGGCACTTCTCCCCTGGAAGTAGGTAAAAAGGTGGCAGCTCGTTTTGTGGAAGTGCCCCACCAGAATTTTGGAAGGCCCACGCCTCCCAAAACCATTACCTACCCGGAAGTGTGCACCTGGTATGGCGCCCTCACTTTCGCAAAGGAGAGCAAAGACAAAGGGTTGGTGACACAGCTCGTCAACCGTTTTGAACCCCTGTTCACTACGGAGGCCAGCATGGTACCCGTACCCGACCACGTAGACTACTGTGTATTTGGTGCTGTTCCCCTGGAACTGTATATGCAAACCAAAGATCAGCGTTACCTTACCATGGGCAAGACCATTGCCGATAAGCAATGGGGACCTCCCGAAGGGCCGCGCGTAAAACAACCCGAGAGCCAGGATTATTACAACCGCGGACTTACCTGGATGACCCGTATGTGGATCGATGACATGTTTATGATCACAGCCGTTCAGGCGCAGGCCTACCGGGCTACCGGCGATAAAAAATACATCGAGCGGGCTGCCAAAGAAATGGTGGTGTACCTTGACTCCCTGCAAAAGCCCAATGGTCTTTTCTACCATGCACCTGATGTGCCTTTCTTCTGGGGCCGCGGTGATGGCTGGATGGCCGTAGGGATGGCTGAGTTGCTGCGTTCCTTGCCTAAGGACAATCCCAACCGGGCACGCATCATGCAGGGGTATAAGCTCATGATGGCCTCGCTGCTCAAATACCAGGCAGGATCCGGTATGTGGCGTCAGCTGATCGATGACGCTGAATCATGGCCTGAGACATCCTGCACGGGTATGTTCACCTTTGCGATGATCACTGGTGTGAAGGAAGGCTGGCTGGATAAAAAGACCTACGAGCCGGCTGCCCGTAAAGCCTGGCTGGGCCTCATCACCTATATTGATGATAAAGGCGATATCCGCGAAGTATGCCAGGGCACCAACAAAAAGAACGACCGCCAGTATTACCTCGACCGGGAGCGTATGACAGGTGATATGCATGGACAGGCGCCGGTATTGTGGTGCGCTACGGCCTTGCTGAGGTAA